The Pseudomonas sp. R4-35-07 genome contains a region encoding:
- a CDS encoding ATP-binding protein encodes MTPPLPRRPRWRSLALLALCLAPLLWPLEHLAERYYRSELAGQNRQTLDLYVANLLGTLHRYEVLPQILGDLPALRTALDAPHVSTNLVNANSLLKDVAAQAGVEVMYLMDTTGKTLAASNWDKQDSFVGRNFSFRPYFSEAMAGRLGRFFGLGTTSAKRGYFFAAAVRDGENIIGVLVVKVDLDHTESLWGNTPEQLLVTDHNGVVILTSRPQWRFRATRPLTAAERQAIIAIQPYPTRDPQPLNLSSSAWLRQSTAIAETGWNVEILAPQSLINRPVRTVVAVGGATLLVLMLLLGLMMQRRRHYLERIAFEAKARRELEMRVAERTSDLEGLNRRLKQEVLEREHAQQELVRAQDDLVQAGKLSALGTMSASISHELNQPLAAIRSYAENAEILLDHERTADARGNLKLISELTGRMASIIAHLRAFARRDRHAPESVALQPALDDALALLAKRRRSMEVELIRDLPEATLWVQAGETRLRQVLGNLLANALDALTEKGPPRKLWLSAQTTDQGVNLYIRDNGPGFCMEALGRASEPFYTTKTRTQGLGLGLAICDTLMRAFGGELLFANHKEGGALLTLKLRAGSPGVSLQPSEDRSV; translated from the coding sequence ATGACCCCACCCCTTCCGCGAAGACCCCGCTGGCGCAGCCTCGCCCTGTTGGCGCTGTGCCTGGCGCCGCTGCTCTGGCCGTTGGAGCACTTGGCCGAGCGCTACTACCGCAGCGAGCTGGCCGGGCAGAACCGCCAGACCCTCGACCTGTACGTCGCCAACCTGTTGGGCACCCTGCACCGCTATGAAGTGCTGCCGCAGATCCTCGGTGACCTGCCGGCCCTGCGCACCGCACTGGATGCGCCCCACGTCAGCACCAACTTGGTCAACGCCAACTCGCTGCTCAAGGACGTGGCCGCCCAGGCCGGGGTGGAGGTGATGTACCTGATGGACACCACCGGCAAGACCCTCGCCGCGTCCAACTGGGACAAACAAGACAGCTTCGTCGGGCGCAACTTTTCCTTTCGCCCCTATTTCAGCGAAGCCATGGCCGGGCGCCTGGGGCGCTTTTTCGGGCTAGGCACCACCTCGGCCAAGCGCGGCTACTTCTTCGCCGCCGCCGTACGCGATGGTGAGAACATCATCGGCGTGCTGGTGGTCAAGGTAGACCTGGACCACACCGAGAGCTTGTGGGGCAACACCCCGGAACAACTCCTGGTGACCGACCACAACGGCGTGGTAATCCTCACCTCGCGCCCGCAATGGCGGTTCCGCGCCACCCGGCCGCTGACCGCCGCAGAGCGCCAGGCCATTATTGCCATTCAGCCTTATCCCACCCGTGATCCTCAGCCGCTGAACCTCAGCAGCAGCGCCTGGCTGCGCCAATCCACCGCCATCGCCGAGACCGGCTGGAATGTGGAAATCCTCGCCCCCCAATCCTTGATCAACCGCCCGGTGCGTACCGTGGTGGCCGTAGGCGGCGCGACCTTGCTGGTGCTGATGCTGCTGCTCGGTTTGATGATGCAGCGCCGCCGGCATTACCTGGAGCGCATCGCCTTCGAAGCCAAGGCCCGCCGCGAGCTGGAAATGCGCGTGGCCGAGCGCACCAGCGACCTGGAGGGCTTGAACCGGCGCCTGAAACAGGAAGTGCTTGAGCGCGAACACGCCCAGCAGGAACTGGTGCGTGCCCAGGATGACCTGGTGCAGGCCGGTAAACTCTCGGCGCTGGGCACCATGTCGGCCAGTATCAGCCATGAACTGAACCAACCCCTGGCAGCGATTCGCAGCTACGCGGAAAACGCTGAAATCCTGCTCGACCATGAACGCACCGCCGATGCGCGCGGCAACCTCAAGCTGATCAGCGAACTGACCGGGCGCATGGCCTCGATCATCGCCCACTTGCGCGCGTTCGCCCGCCGTGACCGCCACGCGCCGGAAAGCGTGGCGCTGCAACCCGCGCTGGATGATGCCCTGGCTTTGCTGGCCAAACGGCGGCGCTCGATGGAAGTGGAATTGATCCGCGACTTACCCGAGGCGACCTTATGGGTACAAGCCGGTGAAACCCGTCTGCGCCAGGTGCTGGGCAACCTGCTGGCCAATGCCCTGGACGCCCTTACCGAAAAAGGTCCGCCACGCAAACTGTGGCTGAGTGCCCAAACCACTGACCAGGGCGTCAACCTGTACATTCGCGACAATGGCCCGGGCTTTTGCATGGAGGCATTGGGCCGCGCCAGCGAGCCGTTCTACACCACCAAGACGCGCACCCAGGGCCTGGGCCTGGGCCTGGCGATCTGTGACACCCTGATGCGCGCCTTCGGCGGCGAACTGCTGTTCGCCAACCACAAGGAAGGCGGCGCGCTGTTAACCTTGAAATTGCGTGCCGGCTCGCCGGGCGTCAGTCTGCAACCGTCCGAGGACCGCAGTGTATGA
- the rfbD gene encoding dTDP-4-dehydrorhamnose reductase produces MKILITGQHGQVSQELQQRLQGLGELIVLGRDQLDLAHAEQIRQQVRAHRPSLIINAAAHTAVDQAESEPEAAFAINAIAPGILAEEAKALGIPLIHYSTDYVFDGSKPAPYTESDSPNPLGVYGQSKLAGEQAIAAVGGEYLILRTSWVYSSHGKNFLLTMQRLLQEKPQMRIVADQIGAPTWAGTIANSTRALIERWQAGNAGDWGVYHLTAQGETSWFGFAEAIGQALRAAGKACAELEAIPSSAYPTPAKRPLNSRLDCSRLQQQWQVSQPQWRDALHECLAEQH; encoded by the coding sequence ATGAAAATACTGATCACCGGCCAACACGGCCAAGTCTCCCAGGAGCTGCAACAGCGGCTCCAAGGCCTCGGTGAGCTCATCGTCCTCGGCCGCGACCAGCTTGACCTGGCCCACGCCGAGCAGATTCGCCAACAAGTGCGCGCCCACCGCCCAAGCCTGATCATCAACGCCGCCGCCCACACCGCGGTCGATCAGGCCGAAAGCGAGCCGGAAGCAGCCTTCGCCATCAACGCCATCGCCCCCGGCATCCTCGCCGAAGAAGCCAAGGCCCTAGGCATTCCGCTGATTCACTACTCGACCGACTACGTGTTCGACGGCAGCAAACCGGCCCCGTACACCGAAAGCGATTCGCCCAACCCACTGGGCGTCTACGGCCAGAGCAAACTGGCAGGCGAGCAGGCGATTGCAGCCGTGGGCGGCGAGTACCTGATTCTGCGCACCAGCTGGGTGTATTCGAGCCACGGCAAGAACTTCCTGCTGACCATGCAGCGCTTGCTGCAGGAGAAGCCGCAGATGCGCATCGTCGCCGACCAGATCGGCGCGCCAACCTGGGCCGGGACCATCGCCAACAGTACGCGTGCGTTGATTGAGCGCTGGCAAGCCGGTAACGCCGGGGATTGGGGGGTTTACCACCTCACGGCCCAAGGCGAAACGTCGTGGTTCGGCTTTGCCGAGGCCATTGGCCAAGCCCTTCGCGCTGCGGGCAAAGCCTGCGCCGAACTGGAAGCGATCCCGTCCAGCGCCTATCCAACACCCGCTAAACGCCCGCTGAACTCGCGCCTGGATTGCAGCCGTCTGCAACAGCAGTGGCAGGTCAGCCAGCCGCAGTGGCGAGACGCATTGCACGAGTGTCTTGCCGAGCAGCACTAG
- the rfbC gene encoding dTDP-4-dehydrorhamnose 3,5-epimerase, translated as MNVVETSLPGVLILEPKVFGDERGFFYESFNARAFEAATGLKRDFVQDNHSRSQKGVLRGLHYQLEHTQGKLVRVTYGEVLDVAVDIRRSSPNFGQWVSVRLSAQNHRQLWVPEGFAHGFVVLSDYAEFLYKTTDYYQPSAERSILWNDPTLAIDWALSEPPRLSAKDQVGKLLMEADLFP; from the coding sequence GTGAATGTCGTTGAAACCTCGTTACCTGGCGTGCTGATTCTCGAGCCAAAAGTATTCGGTGATGAGCGCGGTTTTTTCTACGAAAGCTTCAACGCTCGCGCTTTTGAAGCCGCCACCGGGCTCAAACGTGACTTCGTGCAGGACAACCATTCACGCTCGCAAAAAGGCGTGCTGCGCGGGCTGCACTATCAGCTTGAACACACTCAGGGCAAACTGGTACGTGTCACTTACGGTGAAGTGCTGGATGTTGCCGTCGACATCCGCCGCAGCTCACCGAACTTCGGCCAATGGGTGAGCGTACGTTTATCCGCGCAGAATCATCGCCAACTGTGGGTGCCGGAGGGTTTCGCCCATGGGTTTGTGGTGCTGAGTGACTATGCCGAGTTTCTATACAAAACCACCGACTACTATCAACCGAGCGCCGAACGCAGCATTCTCTGGAATGACCCGACGCTGGCTATCGACTGGGCGCTGTCCGAGCCGCCGCGACTGTCTGCCAAGGACCAGGTCGGTAAACTTCTGATGGAAGCCGACTTGTTCCCATGA
- the rfbA gene encoding glucose-1-phosphate thymidylyltransferase RfbA: MMKGIVLAGGSGTRLHPITLGVSKQLLPVYDKPMIYYPISVLMLAGIKDILVISTPVDLPQYRNLLGDGSQFGVHFSYAEQPTPDGLAQAFLIGEDFIGNDPVCLILGDNIFHGQHFGDQLRTAAERTSGATVFGYWVKDPERFGVIDFDKEGRALSIEEKPAKPKSPYAVTGLYFYDNDVINIAKAVQPSPRGELEITDVNNAYLKRGDLHVERFGRGFAWLDTGTHDSLLEASTYVQTIEHRQGLKVACLEEIAYENGWIDRDYLLERAKYFGKTGYGQYLYSLAGETK, from the coding sequence ATGATGAAAGGCATCGTATTGGCCGGCGGCTCCGGCACCCGTTTGCATCCCATTACGCTGGGCGTGTCGAAACAGCTGTTGCCGGTGTACGACAAACCGATGATTTATTATCCGATCTCTGTGCTGATGCTGGCGGGCATCAAGGACATCCTGGTCATATCCACCCCGGTAGACTTGCCGCAGTATCGCAACCTGTTGGGTGATGGCAGCCAGTTTGGCGTGCACTTCAGCTATGCCGAGCAACCCACACCGGATGGCCTGGCCCAGGCATTTCTGATTGGTGAAGACTTCATCGGTAATGACCCTGTCTGCCTAATCCTGGGAGATAACATTTTCCACGGCCAGCATTTTGGCGACCAACTACGCACTGCGGCAGAACGCACCAGCGGCGCCACAGTATTTGGTTATTGGGTCAAAGACCCAGAGCGTTTCGGCGTAATCGACTTCGACAAGGAAGGCCGCGCCCTGTCCATCGAAGAAAAACCTGCCAAGCCCAAGTCGCCATATGCCGTCACCGGCCTGTATTTCTACGACAACGACGTGATCAACATCGCCAAGGCCGTCCAGCCTTCGCCACGCGGCGAGCTGGAGATCACCGACGTCAACAACGCCTACCTCAAGCGCGGCGATCTGCACGTTGAGCGTTTCGGTCGTGGTTTCGCCTGGCTTGATACCGGCACTCACGACAGCCTGCTGGAAGCCTCGACCTACGTGCAGACCATCGAGCACCGCCAGGGCCTGAAAGTAGCCTGCCTGGAAGAAATCGCCTACGAGAACGGCTGGATTGATCGTGACTATCTGCTGGAACGTGCCAAGTACTTCGGCAAAACCGGTTACGGTCAATACCTCTACTCGCTGGCCGGAGAAACCAAGTGA
- the rfbB gene encoding dTDP-glucose 4,6-dehydratase, giving the protein MRILITGGAGFIGSALIRHLIQHTEHEVLNLDKLTYAGNLESLTSVASSSRYEFVHADIVDQATVSAVLARFEPQAIMHLAAESHVDRSIDGPSDFIQTNIVGTYSLLEAARAYWQKLDEPARRAFRFHHISTDEVYGDLHGVDDLFTEVTPYAPSSPYSASKAASDHLVRAWQRTYGLPVLLTNCSNNYGPFHFPEKLIPLVILNALAGKPLPVYGDGLQVRDWLYVEDHARALLTVVTKGVVGETYNIGGHNEQKNIDVVRSICNLLEELAPQRPAEVEKFSDLITFVKDRPGHDQRYAIDASKIERELGWTPEETFETGLRKTVQWYLDNLEWCRRVQDGSYQGQRLGNTDLKDLIA; this is encoded by the coding sequence ATGCGTATTCTCATCACCGGCGGCGCTGGCTTCATCGGCTCTGCCTTGATCCGGCACTTGATTCAACATACCGAGCACGAAGTGCTCAACCTGGACAAACTCACCTACGCCGGCAACTTGGAGTCGCTTACCAGCGTCGCGTCCAGTAGCCGCTATGAGTTCGTTCACGCCGATATCGTCGACCAGGCGACAGTCAGCGCCGTACTGGCGCGCTTCGAGCCACAGGCGATCATGCACCTGGCGGCCGAGTCCCATGTAGACCGCTCTATCGATGGCCCATCGGACTTTATCCAGACCAATATCGTTGGCACCTATAGCCTGCTGGAAGCCGCCCGTGCTTATTGGCAGAAGCTCGACGAGCCCGCCAGGCGTGCGTTTCGTTTTCATCACATTTCTACTGACGAAGTGTATGGCGACCTGCACGGCGTGGACGACCTGTTTACCGAGGTCACGCCTTACGCCCCCAGCTCGCCTTATTCAGCCAGCAAGGCGGCGTCCGACCACCTTGTACGCGCGTGGCAGCGTACATATGGCCTGCCGGTACTGTTGACCAACTGCTCCAACAATTACGGGCCGTTCCATTTCCCCGAGAAGTTGATCCCGCTGGTGATTCTCAACGCCCTCGCGGGCAAGCCGCTGCCGGTATATGGCGATGGGCTGCAGGTACGCGACTGGCTGTATGTCGAAGACCATGCACGGGCGCTACTGACAGTCGTGACCAAAGGCGTGGTTGGCGAGACCTACAACATCGGTGGGCACAACGAGCAAAAGAACATCGACGTGGTACGCAGCATCTGCAACCTGCTTGAAGAGCTGGCGCCACAACGCCCGGCCGAGGTGGAGAAGTTCAGCGATCTGATTACCTTCGTCAAAGACCGCCCCGGTCACGACCAACGTTATGCGATCGATGCGAGCAAGATCGAACGTGAACTGGGCTGGACGCCTGAAGAGACTTTTGAAACGGGTCTACGCAAAACCGTGCAGTGGTACCTCGACAATCTGGAATGGTGCCGCAGGGTCCAGGACGGTAGTTATCAAGGCCAACGATTGGGCAACACCGACTTGAAGGATTTGATCGCATGA
- a CDS encoding aminotransferase, translating into MLLATLIHRASLACPQAGPTHAARLLEQHYGLTGRLTSLGSQQDLNYKVESPLGRFVLKICRGDYAAIELLAQHAALNELQAHVQVRVPKVIKALNGDELLSVTVDGQTLHLRLLDYIDGQPLTDLPHLGRDVIAGFGDLCGRMSLALSTFTHPGLDRTLQWDPRHAQELITHLLATLPELPHRTALEQVAGRIEAHIRPLAAHLPWQAVHMDITDDNVVWQRDAQRHWQVQGVIDFGDLVHTWRIADLSVTCAALLHHAEGDPFAILPAIQACHAITPLQHEELRALWPLIVARAAVLVLSSEQQRRLDPDNAYLLKNAEHEWEIFHVATSVPFELMEAAILSSVGEALPALASQDFAPLLPGLVGREFALIDLGVLSPHFEAGNWETPGMDRRLLNEAAAVHGLAASRYGQYRLSRTRPDSAVEPDTFALHVELSLPHGTVLEAPFAGTLREGADGLLCVYEERLNLRVWGVTTRLKAGAQVVKGQILGEVHGPLIVQLCRADLAPPLFCAPSRASAWQALCPSPAALLGLACDAEPELDPEALLARRDASFARSQKHYYVDPPRIERGWRNHLIDMQGRSYLDMLNNVAVLGHGHPRMAAVAARQWSLLNTNSRFHYAAIAEFSERLLALAPAGMDRVFLVNSGTEANDLAIRLAWAYSGGRDMLSVLEAYHGWSVAADAVSTSIADNPQALSSRPDWVHPVTAPNTYRGEFRGPDSAPDYVRSVERNLAKIAAGQRQLAGFICEPVYGNAGGISLPPGYLQQVYGLVRAQGGVCIADEVQVGYGRMGHFFWGFEEQGVVPDIITMAKGMGNGQPLGAVITRREIAEALEAEGYFFSSSGGSPVSCRIGMAVLDVMEEEKLWENAQVVGGYFKTRLQALIEHHPLVGAVHGSGFYLGLELVRDRQTLEPATQETALLCDRLRELGIFMQPTGDYLNILKIKPPMVTTRRSVDFFVDMLSKVLDEL; encoded by the coding sequence ATGTTGCTCGCTACCTTGATTCACCGCGCCAGCTTAGCCTGCCCGCAAGCAGGGCCTACCCACGCGGCGAGGTTGCTTGAGCAGCATTATGGCCTCACGGGCAGATTAACTTCATTGGGTAGCCAGCAAGACCTCAATTACAAAGTTGAAAGCCCCCTGGGCCGCTTCGTTCTGAAAATCTGCCGGGGTGACTACGCCGCAATCGAGCTACTGGCCCAGCATGCAGCCCTCAACGAGCTGCAGGCCCACGTACAGGTGCGCGTGCCCAAGGTCATCAAGGCCCTCAATGGCGACGAACTGCTGAGCGTCACCGTCGATGGGCAAACCCTGCACCTGCGGCTACTGGACTACATCGACGGCCAGCCGCTGACCGATTTGCCTCACCTGGGTCGCGATGTGATCGCAGGGTTCGGCGACCTGTGCGGGCGAATGAGCCTGGCACTGTCAACGTTCACCCATCCCGGCCTGGATCGCACTCTGCAATGGGACCCACGCCACGCGCAGGAGCTGATTACCCATCTGCTGGCGACCTTGCCCGAGCTTCCCCATCGCACTGCACTGGAGCAAGTCGCCGGGCGGATCGAAGCGCATATCCGCCCTCTGGCTGCACACCTGCCCTGGCAGGCCGTGCACATGGACATCACCGATGACAATGTGGTTTGGCAGCGCGATGCGCAGCGGCATTGGCAGGTCCAGGGTGTGATTGATTTCGGCGACCTGGTACACACCTGGCGCATCGCTGACCTGTCGGTGACGTGCGCTGCGCTGCTGCATCACGCTGAGGGCGACCCGTTTGCCATCCTGCCGGCGATCCAGGCCTGTCACGCGATCACGCCGTTGCAGCATGAAGAGTTGCGCGCGCTGTGGCCGTTGATCGTCGCCCGCGCGGCGGTGTTGGTGTTGAGCAGTGAGCAGCAGCGACGTCTGGACCCTGATAACGCCTACCTATTGAAGAATGCCGAGCACGAGTGGGAAATTTTCCATGTCGCCACGTCGGTGCCGTTCGAACTGATGGAAGCGGCGATCCTGAGTAGCGTCGGCGAGGCGTTGCCTGCCTTGGCCAGCCAGGACTTTGCCCCCTTGCTGCCGGGGCTGGTCGGTCGGGAGTTCGCGCTGATCGACCTGGGCGTGCTCAGCCCGCATTTCGAGGCGGGCAATTGGGAGACGCCGGGCATGGATCGGCGGCTGCTGAATGAAGCCGCAGCGGTGCATGGGCTGGCAGCCAGCCGTTATGGGCAATATCGCTTGTCGCGCACCCGCCCGGACAGTGCTGTGGAACCGGACACCTTCGCCCTTCATGTCGAATTAAGCCTGCCCCATGGCACAGTGCTTGAGGCACCTTTCGCCGGGACACTGCGCGAGGGCGCCGACGGTTTGCTGTGTGTGTACGAAGAGCGCCTGAATCTGCGCGTATGGGGCGTGACAACGCGGCTCAAAGCCGGTGCGCAGGTGGTGAAGGGGCAAATACTCGGTGAAGTCCACGGGCCGTTGATCGTGCAGCTGTGTCGTGCCGATCTTGCGCCCCCGCTCTTCTGTGCGCCTTCCCGGGCGTCGGCGTGGCAGGCGCTGTGCCCGTCACCGGCGGCGCTGCTCGGGCTTGCCTGTGATGCCGAACCGGAGCTGGACCCCGAAGCCCTGCTGGCCCGGCGCGACGCCAGCTTCGCCCGTTCGCAGAAGCACTATTACGTCGACCCGCCCCGTATCGAGCGGGGCTGGCGCAATCACTTGATCGACATGCAGGGCCGCTCCTACCTGGACATGCTCAACAACGTGGCGGTGCTGGGCCACGGCCACCCGCGCATGGCAGCGGTGGCGGCGCGGCAATGGTCACTGCTCAACACTAATTCACGTTTTCACTACGCGGCGATCGCCGAGTTTTCCGAACGCCTCCTGGCGCTGGCACCGGCGGGCATGGACCGGGTGTTCCTGGTCAACAGCGGCACCGAGGCCAATGACCTGGCGATCCGCCTGGCCTGGGCCTACAGCGGCGGGCGCGACATGCTCAGCGTGCTGGAGGCCTATCACGGCTGGTCGGTGGCGGCGGACGCGGTGTCTACCTCGATTGCCGACAACCCCCAGGCGTTGAGCAGCCGCCCCGACTGGGTGCACCCGGTGACGGCGCCGAATACCTACCGGGGTGAGTTTCGCGGGCCAGACAGTGCGCCTGACTATGTACGAAGCGTGGAGCGTAACCTGGCGAAAATCGCCGCTGGCCAACGCCAACTGGCGGGTTTCATCTGCGAACCGGTGTATGGCAACGCCGGTGGCATTTCGTTGCCGCCCGGCTATTTGCAGCAGGTCTATGGGCTGGTCCGCGCCCAGGGCGGTGTATGCATTGCCGATGAGGTGCAGGTAGGTTATGGGCGCATGGGGCATTTTTTCTGGGGCTTTGAAGAGCAGGGCGTCGTGCCGGACATCATTACCATGGCCAAGGGGATGGGCAACGGGCAGCCGCTGGGCGCGGTGATCACCCGTCGAGAGATTGCCGAAGCCCTGGAGGCCGAGGGCTATTTCTTCTCGTCATCGGGCGGCAGCCCGGTGAGCTGCCGTATCGGCATGGCGGTGCTGGATGTGATGGAAGAGGAAAAGCTGTGGGAAAACGCCCAGGTAGTGGGCGGGTATTTCAAGACACGCCTGCAAGCGTTGATCGAGCATCACCCGTTAGTCGGTGCGGTACACGGTTCCGGCTTCTATCTGGGCCTCGAGCTGGTACGTGACCGACAAACCCTGGAACCCGCGACGCAAGAGACTGCGCTGTTATGCGACCGTCTGCGCGAACTGGGAATCTTCATGCAGCCGACCGGCGACTACCTGAACATCCTCAAGATCAAGCCGCCGATGGTCACGACCCGGCGCAGTGTGGATTTCTTCGTCGACATGCTATCGAAGGTGCTGGATGAGTTGTAG
- the aguA gene encoding agmatine deiminase, with product MTTLHSTPRADGFHMPAEWAPQTQTWMIWPERPDNWRLGGKPAQAAHVAVAKAIARFEPVTVAVSAGQYENARSRLDVPNIRVVEMSSDDAWVRDTGPTFVINDSGEVRGVNWDFNAWGGFDGGLYAPWNRDAQVGGKILEIERASRYRTEGFVLEGGSIHVDGEGTLITTEECLLNRNRNPHLDRAAIEAVLSANLAVDKVIWLPDGLFNDETDGHVDNFCCYVRPGEVLLAWTDDPQDPNYPRCHAAMDVLQSSTDARGRSFTVHKMPIPGPLYATEEECAGVDPVDGSQERNPSVRLAGSYVNFLIVNGGIIAPSFDDPLDHQAKQILQNLFPQHEVVMVPGRELLLGGGNIHCLTQQQPAPQRN from the coding sequence ATGACCACCCTGCACAGCACACCTCGCGCCGATGGCTTCCATATGCCCGCCGAATGGGCGCCACAGACTCAAACCTGGATGATCTGGCCCGAGCGCCCGGACAACTGGCGGCTCGGCGGCAAACCGGCGCAAGCGGCCCACGTGGCGGTGGCCAAGGCCATCGCACGGTTCGAGCCGGTGACCGTTGCGGTTTCCGCCGGCCAGTATGAAAACGCTCGTAGCCGCCTGGATGTGCCGAATATCCGCGTGGTGGAAATGTCCAGCGACGACGCCTGGGTACGGGACACGGGGCCGACTTTCGTGATCAACGACAGCGGTGAAGTACGCGGGGTGAACTGGGATTTCAACGCCTGGGGCGGTTTCGATGGCGGCCTGTATGCGCCGTGGAACCGTGACGCACAGGTGGGCGGCAAGATTCTCGAGATCGAGCGCGCGTCGCGTTATCGCACCGAAGGTTTTGTGCTGGAGGGCGGTTCGATTCACGTCGACGGCGAAGGCACCCTGATCACCACCGAAGAATGCCTGTTGAACCGCAACCGCAACCCGCACTTGGATCGCGCCGCCATCGAAGCGGTGCTCAGCGCCAACCTGGCTGTGGATAAGGTCATCTGGTTGCCGGATGGCCTGTTCAACGACGAAACCGACGGCCATGTGGATAACTTCTGCTGCTATGTGCGCCCAGGTGAAGTGCTGCTGGCCTGGACCGATGACCCGCAAGACCCGAACTACCCGCGCTGCCATGCCGCCATGGACGTACTGCAAAGCAGCACCGACGCCCGCGGCCGCTCGTTCACGGTGCATAAGATGCCGATTCCGGGGCCGCTGTATGCCACCGAAGAAGAATGTGCCGGTGTCGATCCGGTAGACGGCAGCCAGGAACGTAATCCGAGCGTGCGGTTGGCCGGTTCCTACGTCAACTTTCTGATCGTCAACGGCGGCATCATCGCGCCGAGTTTCGATGACCCGCTGGACCATCAGGCCAAGCAGATCCTGCAGAACCTGTTTCCACAACACGAAGTGGTGATGGTGCCAGGCCGCGAACTGTTACTGGGGGGCGGCAATATTCACTGCCTGACCCAGCAGCAGCCAGCACCGCAGAGAAATTGA
- a CDS encoding OprD family porin → MLKQRMSLIALGILSASTAMANDQEQSKGFVEDSHLNIAARNAYISRDYKNGKQDKAEWGQGFIGKLESGFTQGTVGVGVDVIGQYAIRLDGGQGRAGAGGIDFFKQGNGTVDANGKPNPGPAPHDLAKGGAAVKFRVSNTVLKYGDQFPAVPVLQYDNSRLLSETYTGTSIVSKEIAGLQLDAGHFTKEARKSMEGTDSGRLKSINYIGGSYKFTESLSAALYASDMQDVLKKQYVNVNYVLALPEKQSLTFDFNGYKTKLDRSFALENQKDADARDNKIWSLGATWAVGAHSFTIAHQRSTGDTGYLYGGYRNAGGIGDGGNTILLANSYWSDFNGKDERSWQAGYGIDFTTFGVPGLTYNIAYVRGTNIDDGTGRGDGTEREIWNQFKYVVQSGPAKDLSLRARASWLRVSNNASEYNVGGNEIRLFADYPINVF, encoded by the coding sequence ATGTTGAAGCAACGGATGAGTCTGATCGCTCTGGGGATTTTGAGCGCATCGACAGCCATGGCGAACGACCAGGAGCAATCCAAGGGTTTCGTTGAAGACAGCCACCTGAACATCGCAGCACGCAACGCCTACATCAGCCGTGACTACAAAAACGGCAAGCAGGACAAGGCCGAGTGGGGCCAGGGTTTTATCGGCAAATTGGAATCCGGTTTCACCCAAGGCACCGTCGGTGTGGGTGTGGACGTGATTGGTCAGTACGCGATTCGCCTGGATGGTGGCCAAGGCCGCGCCGGCGCCGGCGGTATCGACTTCTTCAAGCAGGGCAACGGCACGGTTGATGCCAACGGCAAGCCGAACCCAGGCCCGGCCCCCCACGACCTGGCAAAGGGCGGCGCGGCCGTGAAATTCCGCGTTTCCAACACCGTGCTCAAGTACGGTGATCAGTTCCCGGCCGTGCCTGTGTTGCAGTACGACAACTCCCGCCTGTTGTCGGAAACCTACACCGGTACCTCGATTGTTTCCAAAGAGATCGCCGGTCTGCAACTGGACGCCGGTCACTTCACCAAAGAAGCCCGCAAGAGCATGGAAGGCACCGACAGCGGCCGCCTGAAAAGCATCAACTACATCGGTGGTAGCTACAAATTCACCGAAAGCCTGTCGGCAGCGTTGTATGCCTCCGACATGCAGGACGTACTGAAGAAGCAATACGTCAACGTCAACTATGTGCTGGCGCTGCCAGAGAAACAGTCGCTGACCTTTGACTTCAACGGCTACAAAACCAAGCTGGACCGCAGCTTCGCCCTGGAAAACCAGAAAGACGCCGACGCTCGCGACAACAAAATCTGGAGCCTCGGCGCTACCTGGGCCGTTGGCGCGCACAGCTTCACCATCGCGCACCAGCGCAGCACCGGTGACACCGGCTACCTGTACGGCGGCTACCGCAACGCTGGCGGCATCGGCGACGGCGGCAATACCATCCTGCTGGCCAACTCCTACTGGTCCGACTTCAACGGCAAGGACGAGCGCTCCTGGCAAGCGGGCTACGGCATCGACTTCACCACCTTCGGTGTACCGGGCCTGACCTACAACATTGCCTATGTACGCGGCACCAACATCGACGACGGCACTGGCCGTGGCGATGGCACCGAGCGCGAAATCTGGAACCAGTTCAAGTACGTGGTCCAGAGCGGCCCGGCCAAAGACCTGAGCCTGCGCGCTCGCGCCTCGTGGTTGCGCGTTTCCAACAATGCCAGCGAATACAACGTGGGCGGTAACGAAATCCGCCTGTTCGCCGACTACCCGATCAATGTTTTCTGA